Proteins from a genomic interval of Falco rusticolus isolate bFalRus1 chromosome 7, bFalRus1.pri, whole genome shotgun sequence:
- the BCL2L10 gene encoding bcl-2-like protein 10 translates to MPGSLKEETALLLEDYFQHRGGGAALPPSPTAATLRRAAAELERRERPFFRSCAPLARAEPREAAALLARVAAQLEADGGLSWGRLLALVVFAGTLAAALAERGCGDGPRCLAAALAAYLAEERGEWLEAHGGWDGFCRFFGRHGSQPADQSSTISNAIMAAAGFGIAGLAFLLVVR, encoded by the exons ATGCCGGGCTCGCTGAAGGAGGAGACGGCGCTGCTGCTGGAGGACTACTTCCAGCaccggggcggcggcgccgcgctgccccccagccccacggcggCCACgctgcggcgggcggcggccgaGCTGGAGCGGCGGGAGCGGCCCTTCTTCCGCTCCTGCGCGCCGCTGGCGCGGGCCGAGccgcgggaggcggcggcgctgcTGGCGCGGGTGGCGGCGCAGCTGGAGGCCGACGGCGGCCTCAGCTGGGGCCGGCTGCTGGCGCTGGTGGTCTTCGCCGGCACGCTGGCCGCCGCGCTGGCCGAGCGGGGCTGCGGCGACGGGCCGCGCTGCCTGGCCGCCGCGCTGGCCGCCTACCTGGCCGAGGAGCGGGGCGAGTGGCTGGAGGCGCACGGCGGATGG GATGGCTTCTGTCGCTTCTTCGGCAGACACGGCTCCCAGCCGGCCGACCAGAGCAGCACCATAAGCAATGCAATCATGGCCGCAGCGGGGTTCGGAATAGCAGGATTGGCTTTTCTCTTGGTGGTGCGGTAG